A single genomic interval of Streptomyces sp. NBC_00663 harbors:
- a CDS encoding aldo/keto reductase gives MRYRRLGDLKVSAVGLGAMPLSIEGRPDEQRALATVRAALDAGVTLFDTADSYHLPGAEPGHNERLVARALAGADVLIATKGGRGRPADGNWTVNGDPRHLKRAAEGSLKRLGVEAIGLYQLHKPDPAVPFEESVGALRELLDEGKIRLAGVSNTDVDQIRAAHGILGDRLVSVQNRYSPKVRDSEAELRLCTELGLAFLPWSPLGGLSRSSLDGPSGLAGSLRFGAFHEIAAERGVSPQQVGLAWLLAKSPTVIPIPGASRPETIRDSAGAAELVLSGAELARLEPLG, from the coding sequence ATGCGGTACCGCAGACTCGGAGATCTGAAGGTGAGTGCCGTGGGACTCGGCGCGATGCCGCTGTCCATCGAGGGCCGGCCGGACGAGCAGCGTGCCCTGGCGACCGTGCGGGCGGCGCTGGACGCCGGGGTGACCCTCTTCGACACGGCGGACTCGTACCACCTGCCCGGCGCCGAACCCGGCCACAACGAACGGCTCGTGGCCCGCGCCCTGGCCGGCGCCGACGTGCTGATCGCCACGAAGGGCGGCCGGGGCCGCCCTGCCGACGGCAACTGGACGGTGAACGGCGACCCACGCCACCTCAAGCGCGCCGCCGAGGGCTCGCTGAAGCGGCTCGGCGTCGAGGCCATCGGCCTCTACCAGCTCCACAAGCCCGATCCCGCCGTCCCCTTCGAGGAGTCGGTCGGCGCGCTGCGCGAACTGCTCGACGAGGGCAAGATCCGGCTGGCCGGCGTCTCCAACACCGACGTCGACCAGATCCGCGCGGCGCACGGCATCCTGGGCGACCGCCTGGTGTCCGTCCAGAACCGGTACTCGCCAAAGGTCCGCGACAGCGAGGCCGAACTACGTCTGTGCACCGAACTCGGCCTCGCCTTCCTCCCCTGGAGCCCGCTCGGCGGCCTCTCCCGCAGTTCCCTGGACGGCCCGTCGGGCCTCGCGGGTTCCCTGCGGTTCGGCGCCTTCCACGAGATCGCGGCCGAACGCGGGGTCAGCCCCCAACAGGTGGGCCTCGCCTGGCTGCTGGCGAAGTCCCCGACCGTGATCCCGATCCCGGGGGCGAGCCGCCCGGAGACGATCCGGGACTCGGCCGGGGCGGCGGAACTGGTGCTGAGCGGGGCGGAGTTGGCGCGGCTGGAGCCGCTCGGCTAG
- the glgB gene encoding 1,4-alpha-glucan branching enzyme — protein sequence MTPPTPTPSGSDPKKKATAKKASAKTATVKKATAEKTTTKKATAKKATAKKEAIKKTAAKTKKAVAPKSAPAPVSVSVPETPVSPAIDAHDRDRLLSATHHDPHSVLGAHPVPGGTAFRAFKPYALSVTVLAGSLRAELHDDGDGFFSGLLPLGEVPAYRLLVTYEGSEQEIEDAYGFLPAVGDLDLHLIGEGRHEELWKALGAEPMTHQGVAGTRFTVWAPNARGVSLAGTFNFWDGTGHPMRSLGGSGIWELFVPGIGEGELYKFAITRPDGSRTLRADPLARRTQVPPETSSIVHASHHVWQDAAWLESRAAVPAHEAPFSVYEVHLASWRPGLTYRQLAEQLPAYVKDLGFTHVELMPVAEHPFGGSWGYQVTGFYAPTARLGTPDDFKFLVDALHQAGIGVLMDWVPAHFPRDDWALAEFDGRPLYEHADPLRSAHPDWGTLEFDFGRREVRNFLVANAVYWCEEFHIDGLRVDAVASMLYLDYSREPGQWLPNEHGGRENLDAVAFLQEMNATVYRRAPGVVTIAEESTAWDGVTRATHHIGPGGFGGLGFGLKWNMGWMHDSLGYVQHEPVHRKYHHHEMTFSMVYAYSENYVLPISHDEVVHGKRSLVSKMPGDWWQQRATHRAYLGFMWAHPGKQLLFMGQEFAQGAEWSEAHGPDWWLLDPAYGAEPDHRGVRDLVRDLNLVYRHTPALWQCDTTPDGFQWVVGDAADDNVFAFLRYDAEGTPLLAVSNFAPVVRHDYRLGVPDDIPAWHEALNTDLGRYGGGDVTNPDAVKPEATPWHGRPASIQLTLPPLATVWLRPA from the coding sequence GTGACTCCGCCCACGCCCACGCCCAGCGGATCGGACCCGAAGAAGAAAGCGACCGCGAAGAAGGCGTCAGCAAAGACGGCCACGGTCAAGAAAGCCACGGCCGAGAAGACGACGACCAAGAAAGCGACGGCCAAGAAAGCGACGGCCAAGAAAGAAGCGATCAAGAAGACCGCCGCGAAAACGAAGAAGGCCGTCGCCCCGAAGTCCGCCCCCGCGCCTGTGTCCGTGTCTGTGCCGGAGACCCCCGTCTCCCCCGCCATCGACGCCCACGACCGCGACCGTCTCCTCTCCGCCACCCACCACGACCCGCACTCCGTCCTCGGCGCGCATCCCGTCCCGGGCGGCACGGCCTTCCGCGCCTTCAAGCCGTACGCCCTCTCCGTCACCGTCCTCGCCGGCTCCCTGCGCGCCGAGCTGCACGACGACGGGGACGGGTTCTTCAGCGGTCTCCTCCCGCTCGGGGAGGTCCCGGCCTACCGGCTGCTGGTGACGTACGAGGGCTCGGAACAGGAGATCGAGGACGCGTACGGCTTCCTGCCCGCCGTCGGCGACCTGGATCTGCATCTGATCGGCGAGGGCCGGCACGAGGAGCTGTGGAAGGCGCTCGGCGCCGAGCCCATGACCCACCAGGGCGTGGCGGGCACCCGCTTCACGGTGTGGGCGCCGAACGCCCGCGGCGTCAGCCTGGCCGGCACCTTCAACTTCTGGGACGGCACGGGCCATCCGATGCGCTCCCTGGGCGGCTCCGGCATCTGGGAGCTGTTCGTGCCCGGCATCGGAGAGGGCGAGCTGTACAAGTTCGCGATCACGCGTCCGGACGGTTCGAGGACCCTGCGGGCCGACCCGCTGGCCCGCCGCACCCAGGTCCCGCCCGAGACGTCGTCCATCGTGCACGCCTCGCACCATGTGTGGCAGGACGCGGCCTGGCTGGAGTCCCGGGCGGCCGTCCCCGCGCACGAGGCGCCGTTCTCGGTGTACGAGGTCCATCTCGCCTCCTGGCGACCCGGACTGACCTACCGTCAACTCGCCGAGCAGCTCCCGGCATACGTGAAGGATCTGGGTTTCACGCACGTCGAGCTGATGCCGGTCGCCGAGCATCCCTTCGGCGGCTCCTGGGGCTACCAGGTCACCGGGTTCTACGCCCCGACCGCCCGCCTCGGCACCCCCGACGACTTCAAGTTCCTCGTCGACGCCCTGCACCAGGCCGGGATCGGCGTGCTGATGGACTGGGTCCCGGCCCACTTCCCGCGCGACGACTGGGCGTTGGCCGAGTTCGACGGGCGGCCCCTGTACGAGCACGCGGACCCGCTCCGTTCCGCCCACCCCGACTGGGGCACCCTGGAGTTCGACTTCGGCCGCCGTGAGGTGCGCAACTTCCTGGTCGCCAACGCCGTGTACTGGTGCGAGGAGTTCCATATCGACGGGCTGCGGGTCGACGCCGTCGCCTCGATGCTCTACCTCGACTACTCGCGCGAGCCGGGCCAGTGGCTGCCCAACGAGCACGGCGGCCGGGAGAACCTCGACGCGGTGGCGTTCCTCCAGGAGATGAACGCGACCGTGTACCGGCGGGCCCCGGGAGTCGTCACCATCGCCGAGGAGTCCACGGCCTGGGACGGCGTCACCCGGGCCACCCACCACATCGGCCCGGGCGGCTTCGGCGGCCTCGGTTTCGGCCTGAAGTGGAACATGGGCTGGATGCACGACTCGCTCGGCTACGTCCAGCACGAGCCGGTGCACCGCAAGTACCACCACCACGAGATGACCTTCTCGATGGTCTACGCGTACAGCGAGAACTACGTCCTTCCCATCTCCCACGACGAAGTCGTCCACGGCAAGCGGTCGTTGGTCTCCAAGATGCCCGGCGACTGGTGGCAGCAGCGCGCCACCCACCGCGCCTACCTCGGCTTCATGTGGGCCCACCCCGGCAAGCAACTCCTCTTCATGGGACAGGAGTTCGCCCAGGGCGCCGAATGGTCCGAGGCGCACGGACCGGACTGGTGGCTGCTGGACCCGGCCTACGGCGCCGAGCCCGACCATCGTGGTGTCCGGGACCTGGTCCGCGACCTCAACCTCGTCTACCGCCACACCCCGGCGCTGTGGCAGTGCGACACCACGCCCGACGGTTTCCAGTGGGTCGTCGGGGACGCGGCGGACGACAATGTCTTCGCCTTCCTGCGCTACGACGCGGAGGGCACGCCCCTGCTCGCGGTCTCCAACTTCGCCCCCGTCGTCCGCCACGACTACCGCCTCGGCGTCCCCGACGACATCCCCGCCTGGCACGAGGCCCTCAACACCGACCTCGGCAGGTACGGCGGGGGCGACGTCACCAACCCGGACGCCGTGAAACCGGAGGCGACGCCCTGGCACGGCCGCCCGGCCAGCATCCAACTGACCCTGCCGCCCCTGGCAACGGTCTGGCTACGGCCCGCGTAG
- a CDS encoding ATP-binding protein, whose translation MGEPGDVEILGSKEYEARYGEHREPSPLSIDRVNELFSEFLMAVARPKRADPDGSRDLAKRLRDHLGAAPTDRPVVKAAYASFELPNVHLALERWFAADGRTHELIGMRGAQHHGELTLGDIIDAADRYDRFVVGAVDYAQLPVSPDTELACVSCGFYLGTDGEERFVVLLRGPQDEYGRNKVEVEVLATDKEFGDRVLAEVDVLVREYNVFRGQVLSFEGSEFGHGLGPFRFHRRPGLTRADIVLPAGLLERVERQVVGVARRREQLRAAGQHLRRGLLLYGPPGTGKTHTIRYLLSHLPQFTVVILSGESISAIGPACSLARMLQPALVVLEDCDLIAEARDYGGGEQPLLFQVLNEMDGLGDDADVAFLLTTNRADLLEPALVQRPGRVDLAVEIPLPDAEGRAALLALYGGGVGLGREITDEVVARTEGTTASFTKELVRRSVLIAAERESARTEARDVREALDELLSDRDRLTRRLLGVRGARDIEDEEWTLEERTEDERTED comes from the coding sequence ATGGGGGAACCGGGCGATGTGGAGATCCTCGGCAGCAAGGAGTACGAGGCGAGGTACGGCGAGCACCGGGAACCCTCGCCCCTGTCGATCGACCGCGTCAACGAGCTGTTCTCCGAGTTCCTCATGGCCGTCGCCCGCCCCAAACGCGCCGATCCGGACGGCAGTCGCGACCTCGCCAAGCGCCTCCGCGACCATCTCGGCGCGGCCCCCACGGACCGCCCCGTGGTGAAGGCCGCGTACGCCTCCTTCGAGCTGCCCAATGTCCATCTCGCCCTGGAGCGCTGGTTCGCCGCCGACGGCCGCACCCATGAGCTGATCGGCATGCGCGGCGCCCAGCACCACGGCGAGCTCACCCTCGGCGACATCATCGACGCCGCCGACCGCTACGACCGCTTCGTCGTCGGCGCCGTCGACTACGCCCAGCTGCCGGTCTCCCCGGACACCGAACTGGCCTGTGTCTCCTGCGGTTTCTACCTCGGCACGGACGGCGAGGAGCGGTTCGTCGTCCTGCTGCGCGGCCCGCAGGACGAGTACGGACGCAACAAGGTCGAGGTCGAAGTCCTCGCCACAGACAAGGAGTTCGGGGACCGGGTGCTCGCCGAGGTCGATGTGCTCGTGCGTGAGTACAACGTCTTCCGCGGCCAGGTTCTGTCCTTCGAGGGCTCCGAGTTCGGCCACGGCCTCGGTCCGTTCCGCTTCCACCGTCGCCCCGGTCTGACCCGCGCCGACATCGTGCTGCCCGCCGGGCTGCTGGAGCGGGTGGAACGCCAGGTCGTGGGGGTGGCCCGGCGCCGCGAGCAGCTCCGCGCGGCCGGCCAGCACCTGCGCCGCGGTCTGCTGCTGTACGGCCCGCCCGGCACCGGCAAGACCCACACCATCCGGTATCTCCTGTCCCACCTGCCGCAGTTCACCGTGGTGATCCTGTCCGGCGAGAGCATCTCGGCCATCGGCCCCGCCTGTTCCCTCGCCCGGATGCTCCAGCCCGCCCTCGTCGTCCTGGAGGACTGCGACCTGATCGCCGAGGCCCGCGACTACGGCGGCGGTGAACAGCCCCTGCTCTTCCAGGTGCTGAACGAGATGGACGGTCTCGGCGACGACGCCGATGTCGCCTTCCTCCTCACCACCAACCGCGCCGACCTGCTGGAACCCGCCCTCGTCCAGCGCCCGGGACGCGTCGATCTCGCCGTCGAGATCCCGCTCCCGGACGCCGAGGGCCGCGCGGCCCTGCTGGCGCTGTACGGGGGTGGAGTCGGCCTCGGCAGGGAGATCACGGACGAGGTCGTGGCCCGCACCGAGGGCACGACCGCCTCCTTCACCAAGGAGCTCGTACGACGCTCCGTGCTGATCGCCGCCGAACGGGAATCGGCGCGCACCGAGGCACGGGACGTCCGCGAGGCCCTTGACGAACTGCTCTCCGACCGTGACCGGTTGACCCGACGCCTGTTGGGAGTGCGGGGCGCGAGGGACATCGAGGACGAGGAGTGGACGCTGGAGGAGCGGACGGAGGACGAGCGGACCGAGGACTAG
- a CDS encoding HelD family protein, which produces MRGEQEFIDTLYAHVDALRADTEVGVTDALAQGNTPMQARLERDILVAERSGLLAALNAVDGSLCFGRIDLTSGTSHHIGRIGLRTDDAERTPILIDWRAEVARPFYLATGHTPMGLRRRRHLTTEGRTVTTLHDEILDLGDQERTGHEDPTGDAVLLAALDAARTGRMHDIVQTIQAEQDEIIRAPHRGVLVVEGGPGTGKTAVALHRAAYLLYEHRELLAKRAVLIVGPNPAFLGYIGEVLPSLGETGVLLATVGELFPGVKATAADTRAAAAVKGRADMADVLADAVRDWQALPDPVIAIEHDREVLMLDDGLVKVARERTRAARLPHNVAREHFEGHILNTLTELYAERVGTDPYDGSSLLDPADITQIRDEIAENPEVWAAIDQLWPRLTPQRLVADFLADPVGYLPDEDAAAIRRLVTRSWTVADVPLLDEAAELLGVDERVARARAEQERETQVAYAQGVLDVSYASRTYEFEDIDDEDSEVLSAHDIIDAERFAERQEEDDHRSAAERAAADRTWAFGHIIVDEAQELSPMAWRLLMRRSPTRSMTLVGDPAQTAEAAGVGSWSDILEPYVEDRWEHTRLGVNYRTPAEIMDLAAAVVRAENPDFEPPSSVRSTGVRPWVRATDDLPGAVAKAVEELTPAEGRLAVIAPRQLHRRLAAQLDGVTAGAEPDLTRTVVLLEPRQSKGLEFDSVLVVEPGLYGTSDLYVALTRATQRLGVVHTGRLPGALAGQEDGVAVGEGE; this is translated from the coding sequence ATTCGCGGTGAGCAGGAATTCATCGACACCCTGTACGCGCATGTGGACGCCTTGCGCGCAGACACCGAGGTCGGAGTCACCGACGCCCTCGCCCAGGGCAACACGCCCATGCAGGCCCGGCTGGAACGGGACATCCTGGTCGCCGAGCGCTCGGGGCTGCTCGCCGCGCTCAACGCGGTCGACGGCTCGCTGTGCTTCGGCCGGATCGATCTGACGTCCGGGACCAGCCATCACATCGGCCGTATCGGACTGCGCACCGACGATGCCGAACGCACCCCGATCCTGATCGACTGGCGCGCGGAGGTCGCCCGGCCCTTCTATCTGGCCACCGGCCACACCCCGATGGGCCTCAGGCGCCGACGCCACCTCACCACCGAGGGCCGTACGGTCACCACCCTGCACGACGAGATCCTCGACCTCGGCGACCAGGAGCGCACCGGCCATGAGGACCCGACCGGCGACGCCGTGCTGCTCGCCGCGCTGGACGCCGCGCGCACCGGCCGGATGCACGACATCGTGCAGACCATCCAGGCCGAACAGGACGAGATCATCCGCGCCCCGCACCGCGGCGTGCTGGTGGTCGAGGGCGGCCCCGGCACCGGCAAGACGGCCGTCGCCCTGCACCGCGCCGCGTATCTGCTCTACGAACACCGGGAGTTGCTCGCCAAGCGCGCCGTGCTGATCGTCGGCCCCAACCCCGCCTTCCTCGGCTACATCGGCGAGGTGCTGCCCTCGCTCGGTGAGACGGGCGTGCTGCTCGCGACGGTCGGGGAGCTGTTCCCCGGGGTGAAGGCGACGGCCGCCGACACCCGGGCCGCGGCGGCGGTGAAGGGGCGCGCCGACATGGCCGACGTCCTCGCCGACGCCGTACGCGACTGGCAGGCGCTGCCCGACCCGGTGATCGCGATCGAGCACGACCGGGAGGTGCTGATGCTCGACGACGGGCTGGTGAAGGTGGCCCGGGAGCGGACCCGGGCCGCGCGGCTGCCGCACAACGTGGCGCGCGAGCACTTCGAGGGCCACATCCTCAACACCCTCACCGAGCTGTACGCCGAGCGCGTCGGCACCGACCCGTACGACGGCAGCAGCCTCCTCGACCCGGCCGACATCACCCAGATCCGTGACGAGATCGCCGAGAACCCCGAAGTATGGGCCGCCATCGACCAGTTGTGGCCGCGGCTGACCCCGCAGCGGCTGGTCGCCGACTTCCTCGCCGACCCGGTGGGCTATCTCCCCGACGAGGACGCGGCAGCGATTCGCCGCCTGGTGACCCGCAGCTGGACGGTGGCGGACGTACCGCTGCTCGACGAGGCCGCCGAACTCCTCGGCGTGGACGAGCGGGTGGCGCGGGCCCGCGCCGAGCAGGAGCGGGAGACACAAGTGGCGTATGCGCAGGGCGTCCTTGACGTGTCGTACGCCTCCCGTACCTATGAGTTCGAGGACATCGACGACGAGGACTCCGAGGTGCTGTCGGCGCACGACATCATCGACGCCGAACGGTTCGCCGAGCGACAGGAGGAGGACGACCACCGCAGCGCCGCCGAGCGCGCGGCGGCCGACCGGACGTGGGCCTTCGGGCACATCATCGTCGACGAGGCGCAGGAACTGTCGCCGATGGCCTGGCGGTTGCTCATGCGGCGCAGCCCGACCCGCTCGATGACCCTGGTCGGCGACCCGGCCCAGACGGCGGAGGCGGCCGGTGTCGGCTCCTGGTCGGACATCCTGGAGCCGTATGTCGAGGACCGCTGGGAGCACACCCGGCTGGGCGTCAACTACCGCACCCCCGCCGAGATCATGGACCTCGCCGCGGCCGTCGTACGGGCCGAGAACCCGGACTTCGAGCCGCCGAGTTCGGTCCGCTCGACGGGTGTACGGCCCTGGGTCCGCGCCACCGACGACCTGCCCGGCGCCGTCGCCAAGGCGGTCGAGGAGCTGACCCCCGCGGAGGGCCGGCTCGCGGTCATCGCCCCGCGCCAGTTGCACCGCAGGCTCGCGGCACAGCTGGACGGGGTCACGGCGGGCGCCGAGCCCGACCTCACACGGACCGTCGTACTCCTCGAACCGCGTCAGTCCAAGGGCCTCGAGTTCGACTCGGTGCTGGTGGTCGAACCGGGGCTGTACGGCACGAGCGACCTGTACGTGGCGCTGACCCGGGCGACCCAGCGGCTGGGCGTGGTGCACACGGGGCGGCTGCCCGGGGCGCTGGCCGGTCAGGAGGACGGGGTCGCCGTGGGCGAGGGGGAGTAG
- a CDS encoding thioredoxin family protein — protein sequence MMDVTDADFADEVIGAELPVLVEFTADWCPPCRQMGPVLRALAAEEADRLKVVQLNVDHNPLTTNAYKVLSMPTFMVFCDGEPVKSMVGARAKRRLLEELADVI from the coding sequence GTGATGGATGTGACGGACGCGGACTTCGCGGACGAGGTGATCGGGGCGGAGCTTCCGGTACTGGTGGAGTTCACGGCGGACTGGTGCCCGCCGTGCCGGCAGATGGGGCCGGTGCTGCGCGCGCTCGCCGCCGAGGAGGCCGACCGGCTCAAGGTGGTGCAGTTGAACGTGGACCACAATCCGCTGACCACGAACGCCTACAAGGTCCTCTCGATGCCCACGTTCATGGTCTTTTGCGACGGTGAGCCGGTGAAGTCCATGGTGGGTGCCCGGGCGAAGCGGCGGCTGCTGGAGGAACTCGCCGACGTGATCTGA
- a CDS encoding MerR family transcriptional regulator gives MRIGELAARAGTTTRTLRYYESRGLLPARRGGNGYRTYDESDLRLLRQIRTLQDFGFDLEETRPFVECLQAGHPEGDTCPASIDVYRRKLAELDELIGELQAVRAQIGVRLATAGGEPPLCELGGQEL, from the coding sequence ATGCGCATCGGCGAGCTGGCCGCGCGGGCCGGGACCACGACCCGGACGCTGCGGTACTACGAGTCACGCGGGCTGCTGCCCGCCCGGCGGGGCGGCAACGGATACCGGACCTACGACGAGAGCGACCTGCGGCTGCTGCGGCAGATCCGGACACTCCAGGACTTCGGGTTCGACCTGGAGGAAACCCGGCCCTTCGTGGAATGCCTACAGGCCGGTCACCCCGAGGGGGACACCTGTCCCGCCTCGATCGACGTCTACCGGCGCAAGCTGGCGGAGCTGGACGAGCTGATCGGCGAGCTCCAGGCGGTGCGGGCGCAGATCGGCGTGCGGCTGGCCACGGCCGGGGGCGAGCCGCCCCTGTGCGAACTGGGAGGGCAGGAACTGTGA
- a CDS encoding maleylpyruvate isomerase family mycothiol-dependent enzyme — MLETDELWQVVDRERASLADLLESLGAEEWETPTRCGDWRVRDVAAHLTLAARITRGQAVREMIRARGDWNRMIHDTAVREAEAPVEVIVGHLRSIIGSRRLAPMTSPHEPLLDLLVHGQDIALALGREREVSPTAARAAAERVWTMRLPPRPWPLPKARLVATDIAWTRGAGDEIRGPIAALLLLLTGRPEGAREWAGRTGEPWTGVTTPR; from the coding sequence ATGCTGGAGACCGACGAGTTGTGGCAGGTCGTCGACCGTGAGCGCGCGAGCCTCGCGGACCTGCTGGAGAGCCTGGGCGCCGAGGAGTGGGAGACGCCCACACGCTGCGGGGACTGGCGGGTGCGGGACGTCGCCGCCCATCTGACCCTCGCGGCCCGCATCACCCGAGGTCAGGCCGTACGGGAGATGATCCGCGCCCGCGGCGACTGGAACCGGATGATCCATGACACGGCCGTCCGCGAGGCAGAGGCCCCCGTCGAGGTGATCGTCGGCCATCTGCGGTCGATCATCGGCTCCCGGCGTCTCGCGCCCATGACCTCGCCGCACGAACCCCTGCTCGACCTCCTCGTCCACGGCCAGGACATCGCCCTCGCGCTGGGCCGGGAACGGGAGGTGTCGCCGACGGCCGCCCGCGCCGCCGCCGAGCGCGTCTGGACCATGCGGCTCCCGCCCCGGCCCTGGCCCCTGCCGAAGGCCCGGCTCGTCGCCACCGACATCGCGTGGACGCGCGGGGCCGGAGACGAGATCCGGGGGCCGATCGCCGCCCTGCTCCTGCTGCTCACCGGCCGCCCGGAGGGAGCCCGCGAGTGGGCGGGGCGCACCGGGGAGCCGTGGACGGGGGTCACGACTCCCCGGTGA
- a CDS encoding MarR family winged helix-turn-helix transcriptional regulator codes for MVAESELSTGVLLFLPYRALENRVFAALAEAGFDDFTPAQARVMQRIGPHGTRLTELAEQAQITKQTAGFLVDQLEKTGYVTRMPDPTDKRARLVCGARKAWEAKEVADGVVAEVEREWEEHLGKRRMKQLREALTLLREITDPWA; via the coding sequence ATGGTGGCGGAGAGCGAGCTCAGCACGGGCGTGCTCCTGTTCCTCCCGTACCGGGCTCTGGAGAACCGTGTCTTCGCCGCGCTCGCCGAGGCCGGTTTCGACGACTTCACGCCCGCCCAGGCCCGGGTCATGCAGCGCATCGGCCCACACGGCACCCGGCTGACCGAGCTGGCCGAACAGGCCCAGATCACCAAGCAGACCGCGGGCTTCCTGGTCGACCAGCTGGAGAAGACGGGCTATGTGACACGGATGCCGGACCCGACGGACAAGCGGGCCCGGCTGGTGTGCGGGGCGCGGAAGGCGTGGGAGGCCAAGGAGGTGGCCGACGGGGTGGTGGCCGAGGTGGAGAGGGAATGGGAGGAACACCTCGGCAAGCGACGTATGAAGCAGCTGCGGGAGGCGCTGACGCTGCTGCGGGAGATCACCGACCCTTGGGCCTGA
- a CDS encoding NAD-dependent epimerase/dehydratase family protein, which translates to MEKAREVLVIGGNRYFGKRLISRLLAAGDRVTVLNRGSSAPPPGAVRLVADRDDEKSLLEALGSRTFDVVVDQVCYTPRQAAIARRVFTGRTGRYVMTSTVEVYEYEDSITPVREDAVDPSTVTVDLELPWEDPEFLDAHYGEGKRQAEAVFAAAPDFPYVAVRVAHVLGGDDDFTGRLEHYASRIRAHEPIAVPFSNQPATFIHVEEIADFLAWTVGEDFTGPVNAASHGPLTTVDLCEAIVARIPAGKVVLQLVEVGEVSPFSFFRSYAMDNSRARRLGFTFRAAPAWLSTAVAETLGKDGD; encoded by the coding sequence ATGGAAAAGGCACGAGAGGTACTGGTCATCGGCGGCAACCGCTATTTCGGCAAGCGGCTGATATCGCGGCTGCTGGCCGCCGGGGACCGGGTGACGGTCCTCAATCGCGGCTCGTCGGCGCCGCCGCCCGGCGCGGTGCGTCTCGTGGCCGACCGCGACGACGAGAAGTCCCTTCTGGAAGCCCTCGGTTCGCGCACGTTCGACGTCGTCGTCGACCAGGTCTGCTACACCCCGCGCCAGGCGGCGATCGCCCGCCGGGTCTTCACGGGCCGCACCGGCCGCTATGTGATGACGTCGACGGTCGAGGTGTACGAGTACGAGGACTCCATCACGCCCGTACGGGAGGACGCCGTCGACCCGTCGACGGTCACCGTCGATCTCGAACTCCCCTGGGAGGACCCGGAGTTCCTGGACGCCCACTACGGCGAGGGCAAGCGGCAGGCGGAGGCGGTGTTCGCCGCCGCGCCGGACTTCCCCTACGTGGCCGTGCGCGTGGCCCATGTACTGGGCGGCGACGACGACTTCACCGGGCGCCTTGAGCACTACGCCTCCCGGATCCGGGCCCACGAACCGATCGCGGTGCCCTTCTCCAACCAGCCCGCCACCTTCATCCACGTCGAGGAGATCGCCGACTTCCTGGCCTGGACGGTGGGCGAGGACTTCACGGGCCCGGTCAACGCGGCCTCCCACGGCCCGTTGACCACCGTCGACCTGTGCGAGGCGATCGTCGCGCGGATTCCCGCCGGCAAGGTCGTGCTCCAGCTCGTCGAGGTCGGCGAGGTCTCGCCGTTCTCCTTCTTCCGCTCCTACGCCATGGACAACTCCCGTGCCAGACGGCTCGGTTTCACCTTCCGCGCGGCACCGGCATGGCTGTCGACGGCCGTCGCGGAGACCCTCGGGAAGGACGGCGACTGA
- a CDS encoding Lrp/AsnC family transcriptional regulator, with translation MGVQAETPKEPRPLRPAASETSAAFDALDREILQLLQTDGRIKLSELGRRVRLSPAAVTERVRRLEAAGVISGYGAHVVPSRLGYGIQAFIRVNPHGGYNLKHPRTLELIERPEIIEVHHAVGEDCWILKVAVRDTVHLEEVLEEVSVLGRTTTSIVLTSPVQRKPLLP, from the coding sequence ATGGGAGTTCAGGCCGAGACACCGAAAGAACCGCGGCCGTTGCGCCCCGCCGCCAGTGAAACCTCGGCGGCTTTCGACGCGCTGGACCGGGAGATCCTCCAGCTGCTCCAGACCGACGGCCGGATCAAGCTGAGCGAGCTGGGCCGCCGGGTCCGGCTGAGCCCGGCGGCCGTCACCGAGCGGGTGCGGCGGCTGGAGGCGGCGGGTGTGATCAGCGGGTACGGCGCCCATGTGGTGCCGAGCCGGCTCGGGTACGGCATCCAGGCGTTCATCCGGGTCAACCCGCACGGCGGCTACAACCTCAAGCACCCGAGGACCCTGGAGCTGATCGAGCGCCCGGAGATCATCGAGGTGCACCACGCGGTCGGCGAGGACTGCTGGATCCTCAAGGTCGCCGTCCGGGACACCGTCCATCTGGAGGAGGTGCTCGAGGAGGTCTCCGTCCTCGGCCGCACCACGACCTCGATCGTGCTGACCTCCCCGGTGCAGCGGAAGCCACTGTTGCCTTGA